In Archangium violaceum, the following are encoded in one genomic region:
- the sppA gene encoding signal peptide peptidase SppA, which produces MRALLSLLLLPGLALAQPALVLQPATPPRGVTLPPTSAALVDEATALTVNPAGLRYVGPAQLYYLHERDLAHDQLGDGLYLGSTLLGGLGAGFSMEWMRGRGLPDYRKTSLGLALGGEKLSLGAAYNGYSSRDDALDWLSSFDLGLTVRPTRFLSVGLVVKDVSAPEEGPYSLPRRYNLAVGLRPLGENLTLSADYLAREGDWENGRLTYTVLGHLVSGVRLGAGLSQGLGTDRSLALQVALTLDTSNFGVTYAAGGSERDGLDHVVAVRLSGQKYPAVRLDAGSVAMLDLDDRLSARGNPGLSLLGITGSDPYIQLLKWMDEAAKDPRLKGVLLKVSGLPDVSWAKAEELRQAVLRLRAAGKRVMAVLYSVDDTAYFVGSAADEVYALPGSSLLVNGLSASVTYLGGTMEKLGVTWDVARVGDYKTAPEQLTRRDLSPAQRETIEAYLDTQTGYYEMQVAKTRNIPPERLRESWKAGILTAARAKELGLIDGVLLPEELNAKLEALAPGARYDPTYSPRNERELRWSGRRRIAVVPVLGNISGGKSRGSPLGGEAIAGAETVALALERARKDPSVVAIVVRVDSGGGDVLASELMYRAVLEAKKAKPVIASMGDVAASGGYYAAMGADELWAAPTTLTGSIGVFFLKPALRGLLGDKLGVNQETLTRAPMADLLSSWRPWTEEERKAVQAWVDSAYDDFITQVAASRSLEKARVDTLARGRVWSGAAAKERGLVDSLGGFVEAVASARKRAGVPDGEELDLVVLGEARGLLSSMGGEPGVLADLLPAPEPALPPGVRGLIRETGLDSPGMMEPGLKASQPFTLTVR; this is translated from the coding sequence ATGCGTGCCCTCCTCTCCCTGTTGCTGCTGCCCGGTCTCGCGCTCGCACAGCCGGCGCTCGTCCTCCAGCCGGCCACGCCCCCCCGCGGGGTGACGTTGCCCCCCACCTCCGCCGCGCTGGTGGACGAGGCCACGGCCCTCACCGTCAACCCCGCCGGCCTGCGCTACGTGGGCCCCGCCCAGCTGTACTACCTGCACGAGCGCGACCTCGCGCACGACCAGCTGGGTGATGGGCTGTACCTCGGCAGCACGCTGCTGGGCGGCCTGGGCGCTGGCTTCAGCATGGAGTGGATGCGCGGGCGGGGGCTGCCGGACTACCGGAAGACGTCCCTCGGCCTGGCGCTCGGCGGGGAGAAGCTGTCGCTCGGCGCGGCCTACAACGGGTACTCCTCGCGCGACGACGCGCTGGACTGGCTCTCCAGCTTCGACCTGGGCCTCACCGTCCGCCCCACGCGCTTCCTCTCCGTGGGCCTGGTGGTGAAGGACGTGAGCGCTCCCGAGGAGGGGCCCTACTCCCTGCCCCGCCGCTACAACCTGGCCGTGGGCCTGCGCCCCCTCGGCGAGAACCTGACGCTGAGCGCGGACTACCTCGCCCGGGAAGGCGACTGGGAAAATGGGCGCCTCACCTATACGGTGCTGGGCCACCTCGTCTCCGGTGTGCGCCTGGGAGCGGGCCTCTCGCAGGGGCTCGGTACGGATCGCTCGCTGGCGCTGCAGGTCGCCCTGACGCTCGATACCTCGAACTTCGGCGTCACCTACGCGGCCGGAGGCTCGGAGCGGGACGGGCTGGACCATGTGGTGGCGGTGCGCCTCTCCGGCCAGAAGTACCCGGCCGTGCGCCTCGACGCGGGCTCGGTGGCGATGTTGGACCTGGATGACCGGCTGAGCGCCCGGGGGAACCCCGGACTGTCGCTGCTCGGCATCACCGGATCCGACCCGTACATCCAGCTGCTGAAGTGGATGGACGAGGCCGCGAAGGATCCGCGGCTCAAGGGCGTGCTGCTGAAGGTGTCGGGTCTGCCGGACGTGAGCTGGGCCAAGGCGGAGGAGCTGCGCCAGGCGGTGCTGAGGCTGCGCGCCGCTGGCAAGCGGGTGATGGCGGTGCTCTACAGCGTGGATGACACGGCCTACTTCGTGGGCTCGGCCGCGGACGAGGTGTACGCGCTGCCCGGCTCCTCGCTGCTCGTCAACGGACTGTCCGCCAGCGTCACCTACCTGGGCGGGACGATGGAGAAGCTGGGCGTCACCTGGGACGTGGCGCGCGTGGGCGACTACAAGACGGCCCCCGAGCAGCTCACCCGCCGCGACCTGAGTCCCGCGCAGCGCGAGACGATCGAGGCCTACCTGGACACCCAGACGGGCTACTACGAGATGCAGGTGGCGAAGACGCGCAACATCCCTCCCGAGCGTCTGCGGGAGTCCTGGAAGGCGGGCATCCTCACCGCCGCCCGCGCGAAGGAGCTGGGGTTGATCGACGGGGTGCTGCTCCCCGAGGAGCTGAACGCGAAGCTGGAGGCCCTGGCGCCCGGGGCCCGCTACGACCCGACCTACTCGCCGCGCAACGAGCGGGAGCTGCGCTGGAGTGGCCGCCGCCGCATCGCCGTGGTGCCCGTCCTGGGCAACATCTCCGGGGGAAAGAGCCGCGGCTCGCCGCTGGGAGGCGAGGCCATCGCCGGGGCGGAGACGGTGGCGCTCGCGCTGGAGCGGGCCCGGAAGGACCCCTCCGTGGTGGCCATCGTGGTGCGGGTGGACTCGGGCGGAGGCGACGTGCTGGCCTCGGAGCTGATGTACCGGGCGGTGCTGGAGGCGAAGAAGGCCAAGCCCGTCATCGCCTCCATGGGGGACGTGGCGGCCTCGGGCGGCTACTACGCCGCCATGGGCGCCGATGAGCTCTGGGCGGCCCCCACCACGTTGACGGGAAGCATCGGCGTCTTCTTCCTGAAGCCCGCGCTGCGCGGCCTGCTGGGTGACAAGCTGGGGGTGAACCAGGAGACCCTCACCCGCGCGCCCATGGCCGATCTGCTCAGCTCCTGGAGGCCCTGGACGGAGGAGGAACGGAAGGCGGTGCAGGCCTGGGTGGACTCGGCCTACGACGACTTCATCACCCAGGTGGCCGCCTCGCGGAGCCTGGAGAAGGCGCGGGTGGACACCCTGGCGCGCGGGCGGGTGTGGTCCGGCGCGGCGGCGAAGGAGCGGGGGCTGGTGGACTCCCTGGGCGGCTTCGTGGAGGCGGTGGCGTCGGCGCGCAAGCGGGCGGGGGTGCCCGACGGGGAGGAGCTGGACCTGGTGGTGCTGGGTGAGGCTCGCGGGTTGCTGTCCTCCATGGGCGGAGAGCCAGGGGTGCTGGCGGACCTCCTCCCCGCCCCCGAGCCCGCCCTCCCACCGGGCGTGCGAGGGCTCATCCGGGAGACGGGTCTGGATTCTCCGGGAATGATGGAGCCAGGACTGAAGGCCTCCCAACCCTTCACCCTGACTGTCCGTTGA